The DNA window TGATCCATCTTTAGACGCCTAATCTTCCTCTCTAGTTAGTCTCAACTTCAGACTTATAGAATTTAAAGTAGTATAGTGTTTCATCCTTAGATTTGACCAAGTAAACATTGCAAATCTAGTTGCGTCATCAATTAAAGTCATGAAATATCTCTTTCCACCTTTTTCCCCTATTCATCTCGCATATATCAAAAATGTATTAGCTCTAGAGGTGCCAAATTTCTCTCACCTCTACCTTGTGAGGCTTTCCAGGTTGCTTTGATTGCACCCAACTATGGCACTTAGAACCTTTTGCAATAGTGAAATCTAGAATTAAACTCATGATGGACAATCATGACATCAAACCAAAGTTAACATGACACAAACGAAAATGCCAAACACTTGCATTGTCATTAACCGTGCCACAAATATGGTTCACTCACTTATTACAAAAATTTGCTGAAGAAAAGCTAAACAAGCCTCTGCACTCATAGATTTTACCAACAAATTGTCCACGCTTCAACACCACTACTTTAgtcgacactaacactaccttAAACCGGTCTCTGAAAAAGAAATCCCTTCTTTTCAAAAATCAAACATGAGAAAATTCAAGACCATGCATGCTCGGTGAAATTGAATACTCTCTCTTGTGTTACCTCAGTTTTGACTATGATATATATGCTTTCTTGATTCCGTGCAACCTTGCAGTGACTTCCTGCATGCAGATGCGCTCATTCGGGGACGGCTTAGTGCAGAGAAGCCCAATGTTTAGGACTGAAAGCAAACACTCCAAGCTTTTCTCCTTCATGGCCAATGAAGTTTCTGGAGATAAATGTTGTTTCTCTTCTAGTAGTTCAGGATCTATTATCTGTGGTATCCTATCAGGAAAGTTCATCTCAACAAATTTTGTAATGTTCATCTCACCATTGAACATATCATCAGTTGGCCTCCTTCGCAAAAATATTTCAAGTA is part of the Miscanthus floridulus cultivar M001 chromosome 9, ASM1932011v1, whole genome shotgun sequence genome and encodes:
- the LOC136483567 gene encoding probable LRR receptor-like serine/threonine-protein kinase At3g47570 — protein: MAQRLSIAVDVADALEYLHHGNQGTIVHCDLKPSNILLDDNMTAHVGDFGLARFKFDSAASSSTYSISTSVAIMGTIGYIPPECAAGGAVSSAGDVYSFGIVLLEIFLRRRPTDDMFNGEMNITKFVEMNFPDRIPQIIDPELLEEKQHLSPETSLAMKEKSLECLLSVLNIGLLCTKPSPNERICMQEVTARLHGIKKAYIS